A stretch of the bacterium SCSIO 12827 genome encodes the following:
- a CDS encoding alcohol dehydrogenase catalytic domain-containing protein: MTRMMKGAMLLGPEKIEVRDLPVPEPDDGEIILSIEAATTCGTDVKVFKRGGHPRMLKVPTLFGHEMAGRVAAMGKGVAKFKEGDAVVVANSAPCGDCDYCARGRENLCTDLQYINGAFAEFIRIPARFVDRNTYKIPKGLAFGKAALTEPLACVLHGMDACELDKYGPGTEVVLFGAGPIGLLFVGALARAGHRVILADPNPPRLDVGKQLGAAQVVQIDRGGNQSDKVKALTEGGLNGTHGGAWVAVDASGVPEVWVDAINSVRPGGLINLFGGCAPGTSIPLDTHAVHYSELTVKGVYHHRPDTIRRALDMLADPAFKADLMLTAEMPVAQTEAALRAMIAKEALKVVIRGGDD; encoded by the coding sequence ATGACCCGCATGATGAAGGGGGCCATGCTGCTCGGCCCCGAGAAAATCGAGGTCCGCGACCTGCCCGTGCCGGAGCCCGACGACGGCGAGATCATTCTCAGCATCGAGGCCGCGACCACCTGCGGCACCGACGTGAAGGTGTTCAAGCGCGGCGGTCATCCCCGCATGCTCAAGGTGCCGACCCTGTTCGGCCATGAAATGGCGGGCCGGGTGGCGGCCATGGGAAAGGGTGTTGCCAAGTTCAAGGAAGGCGACGCCGTGGTGGTCGCCAATTCCGCCCCCTGCGGCGACTGTGACTACTGCGCGCGCGGGCGGGAAAACCTCTGCACCGATCTGCAATACATCAACGGCGCCTTCGCCGAATTCATCCGCATCCCGGCCCGCTTCGTCGACCGCAACACCTATAAAATTCCCAAGGGCCTGGCCTTCGGCAAGGCGGCGCTGACGGAACCGCTGGCCTGCGTGCTGCACGGCATGGACGCCTGCGAATTGGACAAATACGGCCCGGGGACCGAGGTCGTCCTGTTCGGCGCCGGGCCCATCGGGCTGTTGTTCGTGGGGGCGCTGGCGCGGGCCGGACATCGGGTCATTCTGGCCGACCCCAACCCGCCGCGCCTGGACGTGGGCAAGCAGTTGGGCGCGGCCCAGGTCGTGCAGATCGACCGCGGCGGAAACCAATCAGACAAGGTCAAGGCGCTGACCGAGGGCGGGCTAAATGGAACGCATGGGGGCGCCTGGGTCGCCGTCGATGCCTCCGGCGTGCCGGAAGTCTGGGTTGACGCCATCAACTCCGTGCGCCCCGGCGGCCTGATCAACCTGTTCGGCGGCTGCGCCCCCGGCACCTCGATCCCCCTCGACACCCATGCCGTCCACTACAGCGAACTGACGGTAAAGGGTGTGTATCACCACCGCCCCGACACCATCCGCCGGGCGTTGGACATGCTCGCCGACCCCGCGTTCAAGGCCGACCTGATGCTCACCGCCGAAATGCCCGTGGCGCAGACCGAGGCGGCGCTCCGCGCCATGATCGCCAAGGAAGCGTTGAAGGTGGTTATTCGGGGGGGGGATGATTAG
- a CDS encoding alcohol dehydrogenase catalytic domain-containing protein, with protein MTQHANNVIACRGGDATVLEPRPVPEVGAGEMLLKLRVVGFCGTDLFKLDTGAAQPGTVLGHELVGEVVALGDGVTEFQTGDRIAVPHHVPCGTCLMCRRGNETMCETFRENLMAPGGFADTVLIKARATAQAAHRVPDGVSDEAAVFMEPAACVLRGVERAEIAADGVAVIQGAGSMGLLHLLVLKAALPGVRVAVIDPQADRRDLAVKLGADAPAAPGEAAQTAVGNLSNGAGADAVFDTVGGAGPLKAALGLTRQGGSVVLFAHAPDGQAADFDLNDLFKYERRILGTYSGAVHEQGRVFDLIASGALDPTPLVTHKMPLDDFQTGLDLVRARKALKVLFTPSRAAEGS; from the coding sequence ATGACTCAACACGCCAATAACGTGATTGCCTGCCGGGGCGGCGACGCCACGGTGCTGGAGCCGCGGCCCGTGCCGGAGGTCGGCGCGGGTGAGATGCTGTTGAAGCTGCGGGTCGTCGGTTTCTGCGGCACGGATCTGTTCAAGCTGGATACGGGGGCGGCGCAGCCGGGCACGGTCCTGGGCCATGAACTGGTCGGCGAGGTGGTTGCCCTGGGGGACGGGGTCACCGAATTCCAGACCGGCGACCGCATCGCCGTGCCCCATCATGTGCCCTGCGGCACCTGCCTGATGTGCCGGCGCGGCAACGAGACCATGTGCGAGACCTTTCGCGAGAACCTGATGGCCCCCGGCGGTTTCGCCGACACGGTGCTGATCAAGGCCCGGGCCACGGCCCAGGCGGCGCATCGCGTGCCCGACGGCGTGTCCGACGAGGCCGCCGTGTTCATGGAACCGGCCGCCTGCGTGCTGCGCGGTGTGGAGCGGGCGGAGATCGCCGCCGACGGCGTCGCGGTGATCCAGGGGGCGGGCAGCATGGGATTGCTGCATCTGTTGGTCCTGAAGGCCGCCCTGCCGGGCGTGCGGGTCGCCGTTATCGATCCGCAGGCCGACCGCCGCGATCTGGCGGTGAAACTGGGCGCCGACGCGCCGGCCGCGCCGGGGGAAGCCGCCCAGACCGCCGTCGGAAACCTCAGCAACGGCGCCGGGGCTGATGCCGTGTTCGACACGGTCGGCGGTGCCGGGCCGCTCAAGGCGGCGCTCGGCCTGACCCGCCAGGGCGGCAGCGTGGTTCTGTTCGCCCATGCGCCGGACGGCCAGGCGGCGGATTTCGACCTCAACGACCTGTTCAAGTACGAGCGCCGCATCCTCGGCACTTATTCCGGCGCGGTCCACGAACAGGGGCGGGTGTTCGACCTGATCGCCTCGGGGGCGCTGGACCCGACGCCGCTGGTCACCCACAAGATGCCCTTGGACGATTTCCAGACGGGCCTGGACCTCGTCCGCGCGCGCAAGGCGCTCAAGGTTCTGTTCACACCGTCCCGCGCGGCGGAAGGAAGCTGA